One Paenibacillus sp. FSL W8-0186 genomic window carries:
- a CDS encoding amidase, with protein MTVFPYTSYDAVGLAQLVRNKEISPIELVHAAMEQINQHNPELNAVVHTRYEATIHEAGQVSISDQPFAGVPILLKDISQAIGGEPLTSGSRLFRHYKAHSDSHFVAKLRKAGFIPLGHTNTPEFGLKNITEPQLNGPTRNPWNPLHSPGGSSGGSAAAVASGMVPIAGASDGGGSIRIPASFSGLFGLKPTRGRTPVGPGFGRQWQGASIDFALSKTVRDSAALLDVLQVLQNEAAFQVPLYPGKYLEDMYRNEDGTYRIAYTTDSPVGTEVSVEAKQAVLRLVNFLEAEGHFIEEKLSPVNGVQLMENYCIMNCGEMAAMALNIERSLGRAITSEDIEIEGWVLLEAGRKLSAAEYALSLADWDAAAAQMSTIWDRYDFYITPATAFPAPRVGELTPGPEQIQHLLTVSGLSKEKQQELIYDMFEPSLTYTPFTQLANLTGTPAMSVPVFLTETGLPLGVQIMSSKGREHDLFSLAHLLENSSLWVRTSAF; from the coding sequence ATGACAGTCTTCCCTTATACATCCTATGATGCTGTAGGGCTCGCCCAGTTGGTTCGAAATAAAGAAATTTCTCCGATCGAGCTCGTACATGCTGCTATGGAACAAATCAATCAGCACAATCCCGAACTGAACGCGGTCGTGCATACTCGTTATGAGGCGACGATCCATGAAGCTGGACAAGTTAGTATCAGCGATCAGCCGTTTGCGGGCGTACCTATTCTGCTCAAAGATATTTCCCAAGCCATCGGCGGTGAACCTCTGACCTCGGGCTCCAGATTGTTCCGGCATTATAAAGCCCATTCGGATTCCCATTTTGTCGCCAAACTGCGCAAAGCCGGGTTTATTCCCCTTGGGCATACCAATACCCCCGAGTTCGGACTGAAAAACATTACAGAGCCCCAATTGAACGGCCCTACACGCAACCCATGGAATCCTCTCCATTCACCTGGAGGTTCCAGCGGAGGCTCCGCAGCTGCTGTCGCTTCCGGTATGGTCCCGATCGCAGGTGCAAGCGACGGTGGCGGATCCATTCGTATACCGGCTTCATTTAGCGGCCTATTTGGACTGAAGCCGACACGCGGCCGGACTCCGGTAGGTCCCGGGTTCGGCAGACAATGGCAAGGCGCCTCGATTGATTTTGCATTATCGAAGACAGTTCGAGACAGCGCAGCGCTGCTTGATGTGCTGCAGGTGCTGCAGAACGAAGCTGCATTTCAGGTTCCCTTGTATCCGGGGAAATATCTCGAGGATATGTACCGGAATGAAGACGGAACATATCGTATTGCCTACACTACCGATTCTCCTGTAGGCACTGAGGTCAGTGTCGAGGCGAAACAAGCCGTGCTGCGATTAGTGAACTTTCTGGAAGCTGAGGGGCATTTTATCGAAGAGAAATTAAGCCCGGTCAACGGTGTGCAGCTGATGGAAAATTACTGTATCATGAACTGCGGCGAAATGGCTGCCATGGCGCTGAATATCGAGCGCTCACTCGGAAGAGCAATTACATCGGAAGATATCGAAATTGAAGGCTGGGTGCTGCTGGAAGCCGGACGCAAGCTGTCGGCCGCTGAATATGCGCTTAGTCTTGCGGATTGGGATGCAGCTGCTGCTCAAATGAGTACGATTTGGGATCGGTATGATTTCTATATTACACCGGCGACAGCCTTCCCTGCTCCTCGTGTCGGCGAGTTAACGCCAGGTCCGGAACAGATCCAGCATCTGCTTACTGTGAGCGGGCTTTCAAAAGAAAAACAGCAGGAACTCATTTATGACATGTTCGAACCAAGTCTGACATATACACCGTTCACACAGCTGGCTAACCTGACGGGGACACCGGCCATGAGCGTTCCGGTATTTCTGACCGAGACAGGATTGCCTTTAGGTGTGCAGATCATGTCTTCCAAGGGGCGGGAACATGACTTGTTCTCTCTTGCCCATCTTCTAGAAAACTCTTCTTTATGGGTTCGCACATCAGCATTTTAA
- a CDS encoding SOS response-associated peptidase gives MCQRFSMAAELPEVQEHFQIERVMYYYRNRYNISPTQNIPVVLQQNGERILDEFRWGFIPYWGKDAINADLRNVHRNPAYRKMVDKQRCIIPCNGLYYWKQEGKRSYAVRVVMKNRSMFGVAGLYEIWRDARGEPLRTCTLVMTEANPLIGEFESRMPAILSPENMARWLDEQTNDLDALDPILMPHSAAEMHAYAVTPLIENNRHDTDECIREMDLNRAWIKR, from the coding sequence ATGTGTCAACGTTTTTCAATGGCAGCCGAGCTGCCGGAGGTTCAAGAGCATTTTCAGATAGAAAGAGTGATGTATTACTATAGGAACCGCTATAATATCAGCCCAACGCAAAATATACCGGTCGTCCTGCAACAAAACGGGGAGCGAATTCTGGATGAATTTCGTTGGGGCTTCATTCCTTACTGGGGCAAAGATGCGATTAATGCGGATCTTAGGAACGTGCATCGTAATCCGGCCTATCGCAAAATGGTGGATAAACAGCGGTGCATCATTCCGTGCAACGGATTGTATTATTGGAAGCAGGAGGGAAAAAGATCGTACGCAGTGCGGGTAGTCATGAAAAACCGCAGTATGTTTGGAGTCGCCGGGCTATACGAAATTTGGCGGGATGCACGCGGGGAACCGCTCCGCACCTGCACTCTGGTCATGACGGAAGCCAACCCGCTGATTGGGGAATTTGAGAGCCGCATGCCGGCAATTCTGTCTCCGGAGAACATGGCCCGGTGGCTCGATGAGCAGACGAATGACCTCGATGCCCTCGATCCGATACTAATGCCCCATTCGGCGGCAGAAATGCATGCTTATGCGGTAACGCCATTGATCGAGAACAACAGGCATGACACCGATGAATGCATTCGGGAAATGGATTTAAACCGGGCGTGGATCAAGCGCTGA
- a CDS encoding SDR family NAD(P)-dependent oxidoreductase — MDMELRNKTALVTGSTKGIGKAIAMELAKEGVHVLINGRDYDEVQSTVNEIKSEFPATSPQNAAADLVDIEQREALLEKFPNIDILVNNMGIYEIMQYEDADDEVWDKYIHTNVLAANGLTKFYLPQMLKNDFGRVIFMASEEAIMPSGKMPQYAVTKSMLLSLSKSLSKLTVGTEVTVNTVMPGPTLSENVQQIIEGIYPDEKMSFSEKEKQFMAANLPQSEIQRFIRPIEIGRLVAFICSPHASAFKGSPIRMDGGMVPTII, encoded by the coding sequence ATGGATATGGAATTAAGAAATAAAACCGCTCTAGTTACGGGATCGACGAAAGGCATAGGTAAAGCCATTGCCATGGAACTTGCTAAAGAGGGCGTTCATGTACTCATTAACGGACGAGATTACGACGAAGTACAAAGCACTGTAAATGAAATCAAGTCAGAATTCCCGGCTACCTCACCTCAAAACGCTGCAGCCGATCTTGTGGATATCGAACAAAGGGAAGCTTTGCTTGAGAAATTCCCCAATATTGATATTTTAGTGAACAACATGGGAATATATGAAATCATGCAATACGAGGATGCCGACGATGAAGTATGGGACAAATATATCCATACTAATGTTCTTGCTGCAAATGGCCTAACTAAATTTTATTTGCCCCAAATGTTGAAAAATGATTTTGGCCGCGTTATCTTTATGGCGAGTGAAGAAGCCATTATGCCTTCGGGTAAAATGCCTCAATATGCAGTAACCAAATCCATGCTGTTATCACTGTCAAAAAGTTTATCTAAGTTAACGGTAGGAACAGAAGTTACGGTTAATACGGTCATGCCAGGACCAACACTTTCTGAAAATGTGCAACAAATCATTGAAGGGATATACCCTGATGAGAAAATGTCTTTTTCCGAAAAAGAGAAACAATTTATGGCTGCAAACCTGCCTCAATCGGAAATACAGCGATTTATCAGGCCTATCGAAATAGGCAGACTAGTTGCATTTATATGCAGTCCTCATGCATCCGCATTTAAAGGTTCTCCGATCCGTATGGATGGGGGGATGGTGCCGACTATTATCTAG
- a CDS encoding transcriptional regulator, whose product MFDEVYESWLARHIAEEDNPRRRGLLKKGLSHGTVTFLRSIWFPVFGNLNDLHPEYEVRDFTNRYRYLDLAYMPGGAKGCIEIHDYRSHARDVEVERFKDLCMKQSMLVLDDWSFLPIAYLSIRDDPGMCKQLVLSFVGKFLSIDVTSGLNWAEKGNASVCTQINARIRSS is encoded by the coding sequence TTGTTTGATGAAGTTTATGAGAGCTGGCTGGCGAGGCATATAGCCGAAGAGGATAATCCGAGAAGACGTGGACTTTTGAAAAAAGGTTTGAGCCACGGAACCGTTACATTTCTGCGTTCGATATGGTTTCCTGTGTTTGGCAACTTGAACGATCTGCATCCTGAGTATGAGGTCCGCGATTTTACTAATCGGTACCGTTATCTTGATCTAGCCTATATGCCCGGCGGTGCAAAAGGGTGCATCGAGATTCACGATTATCGCAGTCACGCCAGGGACGTTGAGGTTGAGCGTTTCAAAGATTTATGCATGAAGCAATCGATGCTGGTGCTTGATGACTGGTCCTTTTTGCCGATAGCCTACTTGTCCATTCGTGACGATCCCGGGATGTGCAAGCAATTGGTGCTATCTTTCGTCGGGAAGTTTTTGTCGATAGATGTTACGTCAGGTCTGAACTGGGCAGAAAAAGGCAACGCTTCGGTTTGCACGCAGATTAATGCGCGTATTCGAAGCTCGTGA
- a CDS encoding MFS transporter has product MLQIEDNRKDHWRRNIILFLSSQTISLFGSSLVQYAIMWYITLTTQSGIMMTLYILCGFLPTFLLSPFAGVWADRFHRKSLIMLADAMIAAVTLFLAIMFLLGYQATWLLFIIAAVRALGAGIQTPAVGAILPQIVPQDKLTKVNGINGSLQALTMFIAPIVSAALLTMASIEAIFFIDVITAAAAIFTLLVFLKIPMHKKASEGQMTGYLDDFKQGLLYIEQHPFLKSFFIFFAFFFVLMAPAAFLTPLQVTRSFGDDVWRLTAIEIAFSVGMMAGGGIIASWGGFKNKVYTMAIASFVMALSTLALGIVPVFWIYLAIMAVFGVTMPIFNTPTTVMLQEKVDENYLGRIFGVFGMISTSMMPIGMLIFGPLADVVNIEWLLIGTGLLMLVLTVFFSRNKRLVEAGLPSGESSIPNEANLNKDTV; this is encoded by the coding sequence ATGCTGCAAATCGAAGATAACAGGAAAGATCATTGGAGGAGGAATATCATCCTCTTTTTAAGCAGCCAGACCATCTCGTTATTCGGTTCGTCCTTAGTACAATATGCCATTATGTGGTACATTACGCTGACCACACAATCAGGGATCATGATGACGCTCTATATTCTTTGCGGATTTCTTCCGACGTTCCTGCTATCGCCGTTTGCTGGCGTGTGGGCGGACCGCTTCCATCGAAAATCACTTATCATGCTAGCGGATGCTATGATCGCTGCCGTTACGCTGTTTCTGGCCATCATGTTCTTGCTTGGCTATCAAGCAACATGGCTGTTGTTTATCATCGCAGCGGTGCGCGCGCTCGGGGCTGGCATTCAGACCCCCGCGGTGGGAGCGATATTGCCGCAAATTGTGCCGCAAGACAAGCTAACGAAAGTAAACGGCATCAACGGAAGCCTTCAAGCGCTCACCATGTTCATCGCGCCTATTGTCAGCGCGGCTTTGCTCACGATGGCATCGATTGAAGCGATTTTTTTCATCGACGTCATTACAGCGGCAGCGGCTATCTTCACATTGCTGGTTTTCCTTAAAATTCCGATGCATAAGAAGGCATCTGAAGGACAAATGACAGGCTACCTGGACGATTTCAAACAGGGCTTGCTATATATTGAACAGCACCCCTTTTTGAAATCATTTTTTATTTTTTTCGCCTTTTTCTTCGTACTCATGGCCCCCGCTGCCTTTTTGACTCCGCTGCAGGTTACGCGCAGCTTCGGAGACGATGTATGGCGCTTGACTGCCATCGAAATCGCGTTCTCCGTTGGTATGATGGCCGGAGGGGGAATTATTGCATCATGGGGCGGCTTCAAAAATAAAGTGTACACCATGGCTATTGCCAGCTTCGTAATGGCATTGTCCACATTGGCACTCGGCATTGTGCCTGTCTTCTGGATATACTTAGCCATTATGGCGGTATTCGGAGTAACGATGCCAATTTTTAATACACCAACGACCGTTATGCTGCAGGAGAAGGTGGATGAAAATTATTTAGGCCGGATATTCGGCGTCTTTGGGATGATCTCGACTTCTATGATGCCCATCGGGATGCTGATCTTCGGGCCGCTTGCCGATGTAGTGAATATAGAATGGCTATTAATTGGAACTGGACTGCTTATGCTCGTGCTGACTGTTTTCTTTTCCCGCAATAAACGATTGGTGGAAGCAGGCTTGCCGTCGGGGGAAAGTTCTATTCCCAATGAGGCGAATCTGAATAAAGATACTGTATAG
- a CDS encoding glycoside hydrolase family 16 protein, which translates to MVLMLASGALWPASKAQAAETAVTSMDYFSPADGPVISKSGVGQASYGFVMPIFNGGSATWNDVAHDVGVNVKVGGNWVDIDSVSSFVYNQNWGHWSDGGFTGYWFTLSSTTEVQLYSKANGVTLEYTLVFQNINKTTITAMTPTQGPEITASFTGGAGFTYPTFNNDPAVTYEAVADDLKVYVKPVNSSTWIDIDNNAASGWIYDRNFGQFTEGGGGYWFNVTESINVKLESKSSLVNVVYTINFNEAVRNSYVITPYEGTTFTADTSGAIGIPLPKIDGGAPIGTELDNFVYEININGQWVNLGDSGQSGFSYSANGYNNMSDKNQWGYWSDYIYGLWFQPIQEDMQIRIGYPLNGQKGGSIGNNYVQYTFIGNPNAPRPDVSDHEDIAIGTPSDPVIAGMDLIWQDEFNGTALDPSKWNYELGYYLNDDPGTWGWGNAELQHYTDSPQNVFVQDGKLNLRALHDSKSFPQDPNRFAQYSSGKVNTKDHFNLQYGRVDFRAKLPTGNGVWPALWMLPQDSPYGTWAASGEIDVMEARGRLPGMSTGAVHFGGTWPANRHISGEYNFPEGQTIDNDFHVYSVVWEEDNIKWYVDGKFFFKVTNEQWYSLAAPNNPNAPFDQPFYLIMNLAIGGSFDGGITPDPSDIPATMQIDYVRVYKENGSGNPGSGNGNVPDPSTPIIIGDEVRGLKKTGDDLLFYVNGATFADLHYKVNNGPQMNVAMTSTGNGNYTYPLNHLQHGDTVDYFFTYNPGQGALDTPWLTYIHGETGY; encoded by the coding sequence GTGGTACTCATGCTGGCTAGTGGTGCCCTATGGCCAGCTTCGAAAGCACAGGCCGCGGAAACTGCGGTTACCTCTATGGATTACTTTTCACCAGCAGACGGACCCGTCATCTCCAAATCAGGAGTGGGACAAGCTAGCTACGGTTTTGTCATGCCTATATTCAACGGAGGCTCTGCCACTTGGAATGATGTAGCCCATGACGTAGGCGTCAATGTGAAGGTAGGCGGCAACTGGGTAGATATTGATAGTGTCAGCAGTTTTGTCTACAACCAGAACTGGGGACATTGGAGTGATGGCGGTTTCACCGGCTACTGGTTCACTCTTTCTTCAACAACCGAGGTTCAGCTGTACTCCAAAGCCAATGGAGTTACACTGGAATACACGCTTGTGTTTCAGAACATTAACAAAACCACGATTACAGCGATGACGCCTACCCAAGGTCCGGAGATTACAGCAAGCTTTACGGGTGGAGCCGGCTTCACCTATCCTACATTCAATAACGATCCGGCCGTAACGTATGAAGCTGTAGCGGATGATCTAAAGGTGTATGTGAAGCCTGTAAACAGCAGCACATGGATCGATATCGACAATAATGCCGCGAGCGGCTGGATCTATGATCGAAACTTCGGTCAATTTACCGAAGGTGGCGGCGGCTACTGGTTTAACGTGACGGAGTCAATCAACGTCAAATTGGAATCGAAGTCTTCTTTAGTTAACGTTGTATATACCATCAACTTTAACGAAGCCGTAAGAAATTCATATGTCATTACCCCTTATGAGGGAACGACATTTACGGCAGACACGAGCGGTGCGATTGGCATCCCGTTGCCTAAGATTGACGGAGGCGCGCCAATTGGCACGGAGCTTGATAATTTTGTATACGAAATTAACATCAACGGGCAATGGGTTAACTTGGGAGATTCGGGCCAAAGTGGATTTTCATATTCCGCCAACGGCTACAACAATATGTCCGACAAGAATCAATGGGGCTACTGGTCTGATTACATTTATGGATTATGGTTTCAGCCTATCCAGGAAGATATGCAAATCCGTATCGGTTATCCATTAAACGGACAAAAGGGCGGCAGCATCGGCAATAATTATGTGCAGTACACATTTATCGGCAATCCGAATGCTCCTCGTCCGGATGTAAGCGATCATGAGGATATTGCCATCGGAACGCCAAGCGATCCAGTGATAGCGGGCATGGATCTAATCTGGCAGGATGAGTTTAATGGAACTGCGCTGGATCCTAGCAAATGGAACTACGAATTGGGCTATTATCTCAATGATGACCCTGGTACATGGGGGTGGGGCAATGCGGAGCTGCAGCACTATACCGATAGTCCGCAAAACGTATTCGTACAGGACGGTAAGCTGAACCTCCGGGCTCTGCATGATTCCAAATCTTTCCCGCAAGATCCAAACCGGTTTGCGCAATACTCATCCGGCAAAGTTAACACGAAGGATCATTTTAACCTTCAATATGGCCGAGTTGACTTCCGCGCCAAACTGCCTACAGGAAATGGTGTATGGCCGGCATTGTGGATGCTCCCGCAAGACAGCCCGTACGGGACATGGGCAGCATCTGGCGAAATCGATGTCATGGAAGCGAGAGGGCGTTTGCCTGGCATGTCGACAGGCGCCGTACACTTTGGCGGAACATGGCCGGCGAACCGGCATATTTCAGGCGAATATAACTTCCCAGAAGGACAAACTATCGACAATGATTTTCATGTCTATTCCGTCGTTTGGGAAGAGGACAACATCAAATGGTATGTGGATGGCAAGTTCTTCTTTAAAGTGACTAATGAACAGTGGTATTCGCTAGCTGCACCGAACAATCCGAACGCGCCATTCGACCAGCCTTTCTATCTCATTATGAATCTGGCGATCGGCGGCAGCTTTGATGGCGGCATTACGCCGGATCCGTCCGATATTCCTGCTACGATGCAAATCGATTATGTGCGGGTATATAAGGAAAACGGCTCCGGGAACCCTGGAAGTGGAAATGGAAATGTGCCGGATCCATCCACCCCCATCATTATCGGCGACGAAGTGCGGGGCCTGAAGAAAACAGGGGATGACTTGCTGTTCTATGTGAATGGCGCAACCTTTGCAGATCTGCACTATAAGGTCAATAACGGCCCACAAATGAACGTAGCTATGACCTCGACGGGAAACGGTAATTATACTTATCCTCTAAATCATCTGCAGCATGGGGATACCGTGGACTACTTCTTCACCTATAACCCGGGGCAAGGGGCTCTGGATACTCCTTGGCTTACCTATATTCATGGTGAAACTGGTTATTGA
- a CDS encoding GNAT family N-acetyltransferase, whose protein sequence is MNDKQFEHIFALMKASFPTSERRSYAGQKELLTDPHYRLITETNSDNQVIAFMAVWEFPSFRFIEHIAVNPNTRGSGIGGKIMASYMEESSKPILLEVEYPDTDMAQRRISFYERLGFRLNPFDYVQPPLQEGETYLPLKIMSYPRILTEEEFTHRKEILYTNVYKVTELPSQ, encoded by the coding sequence ATGAACGACAAACAGTTTGAACATATTTTCGCGTTGATGAAAGCCTCGTTCCCAACAAGTGAACGAAGAAGTTACGCCGGGCAGAAGGAATTGCTGACTGATCCGCATTACCGTCTCATTACGGAAACAAATAGCGATAACCAAGTAATCGCGTTTATGGCCGTATGGGAATTTCCTTCGTTCCGGTTCATCGAACATATTGCTGTTAATCCAAACACGCGTGGGAGCGGTATAGGCGGTAAAATCATGGCGTCCTATATGGAAGAGTCATCCAAGCCCATCCTGTTGGAGGTAGAATATCCTGACACTGACATGGCACAACGGAGGATAAGCTTTTATGAGCGCTTGGGGTTCCGGCTCAATCCTTTTGACTATGTGCAGCCGCCTCTTCAGGAAGGGGAGACCTATTTACCGCTGAAGATTATGAGCTACCCTCGAATTCTCACGGAAGAGGAGTTTACCCATCGAAAAGAAATCTTGTATACAAACGTGTATAAGGTTACTGAGCTGCCGAGTCAATGA
- the erm gene encoding 23S ribosomal RNA methyltransferase Erm: MTKKIHKHSQIKLSRGEPPNFSGQHLMHNKKLLRDMVNLAKISSEDTVLELGAGKGALTTVLNQKAKKVLAVEYDAKFVEVLKRKTAKQSNTMIIHQDVMKIRLPKEKFVVVSNIPYAITTPIMKMLLSNPSSGFQRGVIIMEKGAAKRFTSEFIRNSYVLVWRMWFDIRLVRGVSREHFSPPPSVDSAMVMITRKKEVAIPHKDYIAFLGLVEYALHKPNAPFDLALRGIFTPPQMKHLARNLNINKEQPIGSLDENQWKMIYKTMAQYVPRHAWPRVNKRNLGRL, encoded by the coding sequence ATGACGAAAAAAATCCATAAACACAGCCAAATAAAATTAAGCCGCGGAGAGCCTCCCAATTTCTCCGGGCAGCATTTAATGCATAATAAGAAGCTGCTGCGGGACATGGTGAATTTAGCGAAGATAAGCAGTGAAGATACCGTTTTAGAGTTAGGAGCTGGAAAAGGAGCATTGACAACCGTGCTTAATCAAAAAGCTAAGAAGGTGTTGGCTGTAGAGTATGATGCCAAATTTGTCGAGGTCCTCAAACGGAAGACAGCGAAACAATCGAATACCATGATTATACATCAGGACGTTATGAAAATCCGTCTGCCAAAAGAAAAATTTGTTGTTGTCTCCAATATTCCGTACGCGATAACAACGCCAATTATGAAGATGCTTCTCAGCAATCCTTCCAGCGGCTTTCAAAGAGGCGTGATCATCATGGAAAAAGGGGCTGCCAAACGATTCACATCTGAATTTATTAGAAATTCCTATGTATTAGTTTGGAGAATGTGGTTTGACATTCGCTTGGTTAGAGGCGTATCTAGAGAACACTTCTCCCCTCCTCCAAGCGTAGATTCAGCGATGGTCATGATTACTCGAAAAAAAGAAGTCGCAATACCGCATAAAGATTACATTGCATTTCTAGGGCTTGTTGAATATGCGCTCCATAAGCCCAATGCCCCATTTGATCTTGCTTTAAGAGGAATCTTTACTCCGCCTCAAATGAAGCATTTAGCAAGAAATCTAAACATAAACAAAGAACAGCCGATCGGATCGCTTGACGAAAATCAATGGAAGATGATCTATAAAACAATGGCTCAATATGTGCCGCGCCATGCTTGGCCTAGAGTAAACAAGAGGAACCTTGGCAGATTATAA